A genomic window from Solirubrobacterales bacterium includes:
- a CDS encoding ABC transporter permease: MTADQIRFFSLIRREVNRFMKIKRQTLGAPLLETFLYISVFGAALGSRIDKLQGVDYVVYIIPGLIMMAWVTNAFANSSSSLMQQKFQRSIDDQLSSPASPMELLLGFSLGGFLRGGIVATITFIVSSFLVDLPVEHPFLLIVTFILIGFFFSQLGVLIGLRAEQFDDVAFAQTFILQPLIFLGGIFYSVALLPEPFRTLSQFNPIYYMISLVRYGFLGFSDTNIALSFGVLFAVAGALFAFNYRLFKRGYKLRA; this comes from the coding sequence TTGACCGCCGATCAGATCCGCTTCTTCTCGCTGATCCGGCGCGAGGTCAACCGCTTCATGAAGATCAAGCGGCAGACCCTTGGCGCGCCGCTGCTCGAAACGTTCCTCTACATCTCGGTCTTCGGCGCGGCGCTCGGTTCGCGCATCGACAAGCTGCAGGGCGTGGACTACGTCGTCTACATCATCCCCGGCCTGATCATGATGGCCTGGGTCACGAATGCCTTTGCGAACAGCTCCTCGTCGTTGATGCAGCAGAAGTTCCAGCGCTCGATCGACGATCAGCTCTCTTCGCCGGCCTCACCGATGGAGCTTCTGCTCGGATTCTCGCTCGGCGGATTCCTGCGCGGCGGGATCGTCGCGACGATCACGTTCATCGTCTCGTCGTTCCTTGTTGACCTGCCGGTCGAGCATCCGTTCTTGCTGATCGTCACCTTCATCTTGATCGGTTTCTTCTTCTCGCAGCTGGGCGTGCTGATCGGCCTTCGCGCTGAGCAGTTCGATGACGTCGCCTTCGCGCAGACCTTCATCCTTCAGCCGCTGATCTTTCTGGGCGGGATCTTCTACTCGGTCGCGCTGCTTCCCGAGCCCTTCCGCACGCTCAGCCAGTTCAACCCGATCTACTACATGATCAGCCTCGTGCGATACGGGTTCCTCGGGTTCTCAGACACAAATATCGCGCTGTCGTTCGGCGTGTTGTTCGCGGTGGCCGGGGCGCTCTTTGCGTTCAACTACCGGTTGTTCAAGCGCGGATACAAGCTGCGCGCCTAG
- a CDS encoding MFS transporter, with translation MTLVSFLLLLDDTAVALALPAIREQFGFGLSGLGWVINGYTLPLAAFMLLGGRLADRYGRRRIFLTGLAVFVVASLIAGLAGSTTLLVVARVTQGVGAALIAPASLSIIVSTFPERERGWALGVWAGITTTALGIGPLLGALVNDRLGWAWIFLLNVPLGAGAWLVAHALLSESRAARPAEHLDVLGVVSSGVALTALVLALTEGNNYGWGSARELGLATLVVVGLAAFVSIERRASDPLVDLTVMRRKTFVGPNVVSLLSSAVMCSLVFFIALYLQSVLGFSALIVGLQLLPPTVTIVVVAPLAGWLCDQIGARLPTAIGMLLLAVALYGVSGLRVDSNVWSLMPWFALAGIGIGLSTTPTTAAAMSNPGSDQYGMAAGVLNTSRATGLALGVALMGAVLAASGGGAADRPEAFVDGMSTAVTINAVIAMVAAAIAALTFGAHHRPHRHVEAMRPSRPEPTAANAR, from the coding sequence TTGACGCTCGTCTCGTTCCTTCTGCTGCTCGACGACACCGCGGTCGCACTGGCGCTACCTGCGATCCGGGAGCAATTCGGGTTTGGACTGTCTGGACTGGGGTGGGTGATCAACGGCTATACCTTGCCGCTCGCCGCCTTCATGCTTCTCGGCGGCCGGCTGGCAGACCGGTACGGCCGGCGACGCATCTTCTTGACCGGCCTGGCGGTCTTCGTGGTCGCATCGTTGATTGCCGGGCTCGCCGGCTCCACCACGCTCCTGGTCGTTGCTCGCGTGACGCAAGGTGTCGGCGCGGCGCTGATCGCACCAGCATCACTTTCGATCATCGTCTCCACCTTCCCGGAGAGGGAGCGTGGGTGGGCGCTGGGCGTCTGGGCAGGGATCACGACCACCGCCTTGGGAATCGGGCCGCTGCTCGGGGCACTGGTCAACGACCGTCTCGGCTGGGCATGGATCTTCCTGCTCAACGTCCCGCTCGGAGCCGGCGCATGGCTGGTGGCGCATGCGCTGTTGTCCGAATCGCGCGCCGCGCGTCCTGCCGAGCACCTTGACGTGCTGGGCGTCGTGAGTTCAGGGGTCGCATTGACGGCGCTCGTGCTCGCCCTGACTGAAGGCAACAACTACGGCTGGGGATCAGCGCGCGAGCTCGGGCTTGCCACCCTGGTTGTCGTGGGACTGGCCGCGTTCGTGTCGATAGAGCGGCGTGCCAGCGACCCGCTGGTGGACCTGACGGTGATGCGCCGCAAAACTTTTGTTGGACCGAACGTCGTGAGCCTCCTGTCGAGTGCGGTTATGTGCAGCCTGGTCTTTTTCATTGCCCTGTATCTGCAGAGCGTGCTGGGCTTCTCGGCGCTGATCGTCGGCCTGCAACTGCTCCCGCCCACCGTGACGATCGTGGTTGTTGCGCCGTTGGCTGGATGGCTGTGCGATCAGATCGGGGCTCGTCTGCCGACAGCGATCGGGATGCTTCTTCTCGCCGTGGCGCTTTATGGCGTTTCGGGCTTGCGCGTCGACTCCAACGTGTGGTCGCTGATGCCGTGGTTCGCGCTCGCGGGCATCGGCATCGGCCTGTCCACCACGCCCACAACGGCCGCCGCAATGTCCAACCCCGGCTCCGACCAGTACGGGATGGCGGCCGGGGTGTTGAACACGTCTCGTGCTACCGGTCTTGCGCTTGGCGTTGCGCTCATGGGCGCTGTGCTCGCAGCGTCCGGCGGAGGCGCCGCTGACCGACCGGAAGCCTTCGTCGACGGCATGTCCACTGCCGTCACGATCAACGCCGTGATCGCGATGGTCGCTGCGGCTATCGCGGCACTAACCTTTGGCGCCCACCACCGTCCGCATCGCCACGTTGAAGCTATGAGACCGAGCCGACCGGAGCCGACCGCTGCGAACGCCAGATGA
- a CDS encoding ABC transporter ATP-binding protein: MSDSALKITDLKKSYDTGVEALKGVSLEIEPGEFFGLLGPNGAGKSTLIHCSTGLAQPTSGQIEIFGHDAIDHYKEARMAVGLAPQDLNLDWFLTLEESLDYHGGYFGMPKKEREERTAELLETFSLSEKRHERTRTLSGGMKRRLILARALMHRPPLLILDEPTAGVDVELRLELWHYCQKINEEGTTILLTTHYLEEAEQLCSRIAFINEGEIVASGTNAEVAERFGTSSLEDAYLALVGRKELSRAKVEDEDEL, translated from the coding sequence ATGAGCGACAGCGCCCTCAAGATCACCGACCTGAAGAAGAGCTACGACACTGGAGTCGAAGCACTCAAGGGCGTCTCCCTCGAGATCGAGCCGGGCGAATTCTTCGGCCTGCTCGGCCCCAACGGCGCCGGCAAGTCAACGCTGATCCACTGCAGCACAGGGCTCGCGCAGCCGACCTCCGGCCAGATCGAGATCTTCGGACACGACGCGATCGATCACTACAAGGAAGCGCGCATGGCCGTCGGCCTGGCGCCGCAGGACCTGAACCTCGACTGGTTCCTCACGCTCGAAGAGTCGCTTGACTACCACGGCGGCTACTTCGGGATGCCCAAGAAGGAGCGCGAGGAGCGCACGGCCGAACTGCTCGAGACCTTCTCGCTGAGCGAGAAGCGCCACGAACGCACGCGCACGCTCTCGGGCGGAATGAAGCGCAGACTGATCCTCGCTCGCGCTCTGATGCATCGCCCGCCGCTGCTGATCCTCGACGAGCCGACTGCTGGCGTTGACGTGGAATTGCGATTGGAGCTCTGGCACTATTGCCAGAAGATCAACGAAGAAGGCACGACGATCCTGCTGACGACCCACTATCTTGAAGAAGCCGAGCAGCTCTGCAGCCGCATCGCCTTCATCAATGAGGGCGAGATCGTGGCCTCCGGCACTAACGCGGAAGTCGCGGAGCGCTTCGGCACGTCGTCGCTTGAGGATGCGTACCTCGCGCTCGTCGGGCGCAAGGAGCTCTCACGCGCCAAGGTCGAGGACGAGGACGAGCTTTGA
- a CDS encoding winged helix-turn-helix transcriptional regulator yields the protein MTQRVPQLKAELFKALGNPVRIRILEQLSAAEQSVSELRVRLGTEQSHLSQQLGILRRAGLVESRREGTSVYYALADPRVEELLRIARDLLLDSLAISQSELQS from the coding sequence ATGACACAGCGTGTGCCCCAACTCAAAGCAGAACTCTTCAAGGCGCTCGGCAATCCCGTGCGAATCCGAATTCTCGAGCAGCTGTCCGCGGCCGAGCAGTCCGTCTCAGAGTTGAGGGTGCGCCTCGGCACCGAGCAGTCTCATCTTTCACAGCAGCTGGGCATTCTTCGTCGCGCCGGCCTGGTCGAGTCGCGCCGCGAGGGAACTTCGGTCTATTACGCGTTGGCCGACCCGCGGGTCGAAGAGCTGCTGAGGATCGCGCGCGACCTCTTGCTCGATTCGCTGGCAATCTCTCAATCGGAGCTCCAGTCATAG
- a CDS encoding acetate/propionate family kinase, translating into MRVLTVNVGSSSLKLRLLDQADATQVERELAAPDSRIDEDELRSALVDGLEQADAVGHRIVHGGERFRSAVRVDAEVVDALYELVDLAPLHQPMALTTLELVSRLLPDLPAVACFDTAFHSTLPASASTYAVPRAWRERWGVRRYGFHGLSHAYASRRACELLDLPIEEQRVVTCHLGSGASLAAVQGGRSVDTTMGFTPLDGLVMATRCGSIDPGLLLWLLNSDRIGVSELGDALEHEAGLMGLAGTADMREIVTRAQRNAGDARLALDVYVHRLRAGIAAMAAALSGLDVLVFTGGVGANAPDVRAAAVKGLEMLGVTIDPAINAAAYDDSIVSPQGATVATVVVNAREDLEIARQVRCALSVIEPAG; encoded by the coding sequence ATGCGGGTCCTTACCGTCAACGTGGGCTCCAGCAGCCTCAAGCTACGCCTCCTCGACCAGGCAGACGCCACCCAGGTAGAGCGAGAGCTGGCGGCGCCAGACTCGCGGATCGATGAGGACGAACTGCGATCCGCCCTCGTGGACGGGCTCGAACAAGCTGATGCAGTGGGCCATCGCATCGTCCATGGCGGCGAGCGCTTCCGCTCCGCGGTTCGTGTCGATGCCGAAGTCGTCGACGCCCTCTATGAACTCGTCGATCTCGCGCCGTTGCACCAGCCAATGGCACTCACTACCCTGGAGCTCGTCTCGAGGCTGCTCCCTGACCTGCCAGCGGTCGCCTGCTTTGACACCGCCTTCCACTCCACGCTGCCGGCGAGCGCGTCGACGTACGCCGTGCCCCGGGCATGGCGCGAGCGCTGGGGCGTGCGTCGCTACGGCTTTCACGGGCTCTCGCATGCCTACGCATCACGTCGTGCATGCGAGCTGCTCGACTTGCCAATCGAGGAGCAACGGGTCGTCACCTGCCATCTCGGCTCGGGGGCGTCGCTTGCCGCCGTGCAGGGCGGTCGCTCAGTCGATACCACGATGGGATTCACGCCGCTCGACGGCCTGGTGATGGCGACGCGCTGCGGGAGCATCGATCCCGGGCTGTTGTTGTGGCTGCTGAACAGCGACCGGATCGGCGTGAGTGAGCTCGGCGACGCGCTTGAACACGAGGCCGGCCTGATGGGGCTCGCCGGCACCGCGGACATGCGCGAGATTGTCACCAGGGCCCAACGAAATGCAGGCGACGCGCGCCTGGCGCTGGATGTCTACGTCCACCGCCTGCGTGCTGGCATCGCCGCTATGGCCGCCGCACTGAGCGGCCTCGACGTTCTTGTCTTCACTGGCGGCGTGGGCGCGAACGCCCCCGACGTACGCGCGGCAGCAGTCAAGGGCCTGGAGATGCTTGGTGTCACAATCGACCCGGCGATCAACGCGGCCGCGTACGACGACAGCATCGTCAGCCCGCAAGGCGCGACGGTTGCGACGGTCGTCGTCAACGCGCGCGAGGATCTGGAGATTGCCCGCCAGGTTCGCTGCGCGTTGAGTGTGATCGAGCCGGCCGGATGA
- a CDS encoding heavy-metal-associated domain-containing protein, with protein sequence MSEIADQKTYTVPGMSCGHCRASVTTAVEKVTGVTAVEVDLDTKRVSVAGEQLDDDAIRAAIDAAGYEVA encoded by the coding sequence ATGAGTGAGATCGCCGACCAGAAGACCTATACCGTTCCCGGCATGTCCTGCGGCCATTGCCGTGCCTCCGTCACGACCGCAGTCGAAAAGGTGACCGGTGTCACCGCCGTCGAGGTTGACCTCGACACCAAGCGCGTCAGCGTTGCCGGAGAGCAGTTGGATGACGATGCAATTCGCGCCGCCATCGACGCCGCTGGCTACGAAGTCGCGTAG
- a CDS encoding glycoside hydrolase family 65 protein, protein MTAQHDPWAHSETVWSSDFAATSESLLALSNGYLGVRGTLDEGSPAAVPGTYLNGCFESFKIPYAERGYADPEFDQRLIDVTDGTRIRLIVEGEPLDVRTGTVLEHRRDLDLRSGQLVRSLRWQSPAGHEIVLRTRRIVSLKFRELAAIEYELEAAGPLRVTVHSELTTEVVGPGDSADPRAGGGLSADALVSRLATHDGSRALLVHETRASGQVVAVGMDNVLAAAPAHETTVQAAGSLARWTLSTTVKPGEPLRFVKMLAYHWAPGGDPAHLAADTQTSLDHACALGFEALVRGQREALDEVWAHADIELDGDPEIQHALRYALFQLHQNTARARGHAIPAKGLTGAGYNGHTFWDTEIFLLPVLTYCTPHHVEAALRWRASTLPAAQAKARRLGLRGAAFPWRTITGEECSGYMPAGIAAFHVNADIAHAVTRYVACTGDEQFDREICAPVLVETARLWASLGYHDTRRGGRFSIDGVTGPDEYSVLVDNNLYTNLMAQANLRAAIDAVERYGREALEVSPDEVAAWRQAADLMTFPRDAELGVDLQDEDFARREPFDFEAALPEEYPLLLSVPYFQIYRHQVVKQPDLVLAMVMYPDAFTAEQKRRNFAYYEALTVRDSSLAAGTQAVIAAELGDVQLAYDYLAEAALLDHHDLARNTGHGLHLAALAGGITAVIAGLGGARERDGRLSFCPRLPDQLSRIAFPFAFQGRVLRVEIASSHASYELLDGAPLQIEHWGVPLLLDSKQCAVEPIPPAPTAAPFRQPTGRAPGRRQRHGQAAARQL, encoded by the coding sequence ATGACGGCGCAGCACGATCCCTGGGCGCACAGCGAGACGGTCTGGTCCTCCGACTTCGCCGCAACGTCAGAGTCCTTGCTCGCACTGAGCAACGGCTACCTGGGTGTGCGCGGGACTCTCGACGAGGGCTCCCCGGCGGCAGTTCCGGGCACTTATCTCAACGGATGTTTCGAGTCATTCAAGATCCCCTACGCCGAGCGCGGGTATGCAGATCCCGAGTTCGACCAGAGGCTCATCGATGTGACCGACGGCACCCGTATCCGGCTCATCGTCGAGGGCGAACCCCTGGATGTGCGGACCGGGACGGTGCTCGAGCACAGGCGCGATCTTGACCTGCGCTCCGGACAACTTGTGCGCTCGCTGCGGTGGCAGTCGCCGGCCGGACACGAGATCGTGCTGCGCACCCGTCGGATCGTTTCGCTGAAGTTTCGAGAGCTGGCCGCGATCGAATACGAACTTGAGGCTGCGGGCCCGCTGCGCGTCACCGTGCACTCTGAGTTGACCACCGAGGTCGTCGGTCCCGGGGACTCAGCCGACCCGCGCGCAGGCGGCGGGCTGTCTGCAGACGCGCTCGTCAGCCGGCTGGCAACCCATGACGGCAGCCGCGCGTTGCTTGTGCACGAAACACGAGCCAGCGGGCAGGTCGTTGCGGTGGGCATGGACAACGTTCTGGCCGCCGCGCCAGCTCACGAAACGACGGTTCAAGCAGCGGGATCGCTCGCGCGCTGGACGCTGAGCACAACGGTCAAGCCGGGCGAGCCCCTGCGCTTTGTGAAGATGCTTGCCTACCACTGGGCCCCCGGAGGAGATCCCGCCCACTTGGCCGCTGACACGCAAACGAGCTTGGATCACGCGTGTGCGTTGGGCTTCGAGGCCCTGGTCAGAGGCCAGCGCGAAGCCCTCGACGAAGTCTGGGCACACGCAGACATCGAGCTCGACGGCGACCCGGAGATCCAGCACGCGCTGCGATACGCGCTCTTTCAGCTGCACCAGAACACGGCCCGGGCGAGAGGCCATGCGATCCCCGCCAAGGGACTGACCGGCGCTGGCTACAACGGCCACACGTTCTGGGACACCGAGATATTCCTGCTGCCCGTGCTGACCTACTGCACACCGCATCACGTCGAGGCAGCTCTTCGTTGGCGCGCCTCTACGCTGCCCGCGGCCCAGGCGAAGGCTCGGCGGCTCGGATTGCGAGGTGCAGCGTTTCCGTGGCGCACGATCACGGGTGAAGAGTGCTCGGGTTACATGCCGGCCGGCATCGCGGCCTTTCATGTCAACGCCGATATCGCCCACGCCGTCACGCGTTACGTGGCTTGCACGGGCGACGAGCAGTTCGATCGCGAGATTTGCGCGCCGGTGCTTGTGGAGACCGCGCGGCTCTGGGCCAGCCTCGGGTATCACGACACGCGGCGCGGCGGGCGTTTCTCCATCGATGGAGTGACCGGGCCCGACGAGTACTCCGTGCTCGTGGACAACAACCTCTACACCAACCTCATGGCCCAGGCCAATCTGCGAGCCGCCATCGACGCCGTCGAACGCTACGGACGCGAGGCGCTCGAAGTCTCGCCCGATGAAGTTGCGGCTTGGCGACAGGCCGCCGACTTGATGACGTTCCCCCGCGATGCCGAACTGGGCGTCGACCTGCAGGATGAGGACTTCGCGCGCCGGGAACCGTTTGACTTCGAGGCCGCGCTGCCCGAGGAGTATCCGCTGCTGCTGAGCGTTCCCTACTTCCAGATCTACCGCCACCAGGTCGTGAAACAGCCCGACCTCGTGCTGGCGATGGTCATGTACCCCGATGCTTTCACGGCCGAGCAAAAGCGCCGCAACTTCGCCTATTACGAAGCGCTGACGGTACGTGACTCCTCCCTGGCCGCCGGCACTCAGGCGGTCATCGCCGCCGAACTCGGCGACGTTCAACTCGCCTACGACTATTTGGCGGAGGCAGCACTGCTGGACCACCACGACCTTGCCCGCAACACCGGCCACGGCCTCCACCTCGCGGCCCTGGCCGGCGGCATCACGGCCGTCATTGCAGGGCTTGGCGGAGCCCGCGAGCGCGATGGGCGGCTGTCGTTTTGTCCCCGGCTTCCCGATCAGCTGAGTCGAATCGCGTTCCCGTTTGCCTTCCAAGGACGAGTCCTGCGCGTCGAGATCGCGTCCAGCCATGCCAGCTACGAGCTGCTGGACGGCGCTCCGCTACAGATCGAGCACTGGGGCGTTCCGCTGCTTCTCGACTCGAAACAGTGCGCCGTCGAACCGATACCACCTGCCCCTACGGCCGCACCGTTCCGTCAGCCGACAGGCAGGGCGCCAGGCCGCAGGCAACGGCACGGACAGGCGGCGGCACGCCAGCTGTGA
- a CDS encoding ABC transporter ATP-binding protein encodes MNPNSDTPTPDAGSPKEVPQPIDTSVLRVAGVSKAFHRGIWPRRHPVPVLNGATLDVKAGELVGLVGENGSGKSTLLQIIVGLLGRDSGNVEVPNRLGYCPQLPMLWDKLTVDEHFALFARAYGMDDAARRRAVGEMLQELQFERYRDYRVERLSGGTRQKLNLGLALMHDPQLLLLDEPYSGFDWETYLRFWEMSERRRDAGMGILIVSHLLAERERLDRIYTLREGRTAQE; translated from the coding sequence ATGAATCCGAACTCCGATACCCCAACACCTGACGCCGGTTCGCCCAAGGAAGTCCCGCAGCCGATCGATACTTCGGTTTTACGTGTCGCTGGCGTGTCCAAGGCTTTCCACCGTGGGATCTGGCCGCGGCGCCACCCGGTCCCGGTTCTCAATGGGGCGACGCTGGACGTGAAGGCGGGCGAGTTGGTCGGTTTGGTCGGCGAGAACGGCTCGGGAAAGAGCACTTTGTTGCAGATCATCGTCGGGCTACTGGGTCGGGACAGCGGGAACGTGGAAGTCCCAAATCGCCTTGGCTACTGCCCGCAACTGCCAATGCTGTGGGACAAATTGACCGTCGACGAGCATTTTGCGCTGTTCGCCCGAGCGTACGGAATGGACGACGCCGCTCGAAGGCGCGCCGTCGGCGAGATGCTGCAGGAGTTGCAGTTCGAGCGCTATCGCGACTATCGCGTCGAGCGGCTTTCGGGCGGTACTCGCCAAAAACTCAACCTTGGCCTGGCGTTGATGCACGACCCGCAGCTCCTGCTGCTCGACGAGCCCTACTCGGGTTTTGATTGGGAGACCTACTTGCGGTTCTGGGAGATGTCCGAACGGCGCCGCGACGCCGGGATGGGCATTCTGATCGTCTCCCACCTGCTGGCCGAGCGCGAGCGCCTCGATCGCATTTACACGCTGCGCGAAGGCAGGACGGCGCAGGAATGA
- a CDS encoding SulP family inorganic anion transporter, translated as MAGESRWRSLLPSGSDYEGLRGFWRSDLLAGATVGIVALPLALAFSIAAGLGPEAGIVTAIVAGIVAAVFGGSSVQVSGPTGAMAVVLAPVVAHSGVGAVAFVTLAAGLVLVAAGAGRLGRLVGFLPWPVIEGFTVGIGLIIFLQQVPAMLGVPAGDAENVALRALQSLLDIGSTQWEAVVTALFVALVMLLAPRVHRSLPASLTAVLAATLAAQAFGWGIASVGALPSALSAPGIPGIPLGEVPQLFTAVLAIAALAGVESLLSARVADGLSDNTPHDPDRELFGQGVANVAVSFFGGMPATGAIARTAVNVRAGARTRVSAALHGVIILVAVAAFSPLIAMIPLAALAGVLMVTAFHMVEFGTATRMLRSTRGDALVFGVTATATVALDLIAAIEIGVVLAGLIALRSVVDTSNFRRDDLSGESIDTQMEHELLGEHVVAYRLDGALFFGATRRFLLELAEVSDVDVVILRCGTLRVLDASGAQAIGEMVTQLQDRGISVLLACLRPEHRRLIEDVGVLGALEHEDRIVPSIDEAIKWAKRFHSERDRESLVVAPA; from the coding sequence ATAGCTGGGGAGTCGAGATGGCGGTCCTTGCTGCCGAGCGGTTCGGACTACGAGGGGCTGAGAGGATTCTGGCGCTCTGACCTCCTGGCCGGGGCCACCGTTGGAATCGTCGCCCTGCCGTTGGCCCTTGCTTTCAGCATCGCCGCGGGGCTCGGCCCGGAGGCCGGAATCGTCACCGCAATCGTTGCGGGCATCGTTGCTGCCGTTTTCGGCGGGTCAAGCGTGCAGGTGTCCGGTCCGACCGGCGCGATGGCAGTCGTGCTCGCGCCCGTCGTCGCGCACTCCGGTGTCGGCGCAGTCGCGTTTGTCACGCTTGCCGCCGGACTCGTGCTGGTCGCCGCCGGCGCCGGACGACTCGGTCGCTTGGTCGGTTTCCTGCCCTGGCCCGTGATCGAAGGATTCACCGTCGGTATTGGCCTGATCATCTTTCTGCAGCAGGTGCCCGCGATGCTCGGGGTGCCGGCTGGCGACGCCGAGAACGTCGCGCTGCGCGCGCTTCAATCCCTTCTGGACATCGGAAGTACGCAGTGGGAGGCCGTTGTCACGGCGTTGTTCGTTGCTCTCGTCATGCTTCTGGCCCCGCGAGTGCACCGATCTCTACCGGCGTCATTGACGGCGGTGCTCGCCGCAACCCTCGCCGCGCAGGCGTTCGGCTGGGGCATTGCCTCGGTGGGCGCGCTTCCCAGTGCTCTTTCTGCGCCCGGCATTCCTGGGATTCCGCTCGGCGAGGTGCCACAGCTGTTCACTGCCGTACTGGCGATCGCGGCTCTGGCAGGGGTCGAGAGCCTTCTGTCTGCGCGCGTGGCCGACGGCCTTTCGGACAACACGCCCCACGATCCGGATCGCGAGCTGTTTGGACAAGGCGTCGCGAACGTTGCCGTGTCATTCTTCGGCGGCATGCCCGCCACCGGCGCGATCGCTCGCACCGCCGTGAACGTGCGTGCCGGTGCGCGAACCCGCGTCAGCGCCGCTCTGCACGGTGTGATCATCCTGGTCGCGGTCGCGGCGTTCTCACCGCTGATCGCGATGATCCCGCTCGCCGCGCTCGCGGGTGTGTTGATGGTCACGGCGTTTCACATGGTCGAGTTCGGAACGGCAACGCGAATGCTGCGCTCGACTCGCGGCGACGCACTCGTCTTCGGCGTGACGGCCACCGCGACGGTCGCACTCGATCTGATTGCGGCGATTGAGATCGGTGTCGTGCTTGCGGGGCTGATCGCACTGCGCTCCGTGGTTGACACCAGCAACTTCCGCCGCGACGATCTGAGCGGCGAGAGCATCGACACGCAGATGGAGCACGAGTTGCTCGGCGAGCACGTCGTCGCCTACCGGCTCGACGGCGCGCTCTTCTTCGGCGCGACGCGAAGGTTCCTGCTTGAACTCGCAGAGGTGAGCGATGTGGATGTCGTGATCCTGCGGTGCGGGACGCTTCGCGTGCTTGACGCATCGGGCGCCCAGGCGATCGGGGAGATGGTCACGCAACTTCAGGATCGTGGAATCTCTGTACTGCTCGCGTGCTTGCGGCCCGAACACCGCAGGTTGATCGAGGACGTCGGCGTGCTCGGTGCACTCGAACACGAGGATCGAATTGTCCCGAGCATCGATGAGGCGATCAAGTGGGCCAAGCGATTCCACAGCGAACGCGACAGAGAATCATTGGTGGTCGCTCCGGCGTAA